One Nitrospina watsonii DNA segment encodes these proteins:
- a CDS encoding Vgb family protein — protein sequence MNRLKRIAILSIFALLAGFVPAGGIAQAQTVSIEEWEVPWDNSRPRDPFVDPKGRVWFCGQKGGYIAYLEPASGTFKKFDLGPGAGPHNLIVDAAGFVWFAGNRNAYIGKLDPDTGGITQFEMPHKEARDPHTLVFDRAGDIWFTVQRSNFIGKLFTQSGEVRLIKVPTRNALPYGIWMDSHNRPWVALFGSNKIVSVDPETMELKEYELPRKDARPRRLAITSDGVVWYGDYAQGMLGRFDPKNGEFREWPLPGGDDSGPYAMTVDHEDRVWVVETGNMPNRLVGFNTSTKQFVHITEIPEGGGSVRHMMFDANEKTIWFGEDTNFIGRARIGKQE from the coding sequence GCCCTGCTGGCCGGGTTCGTGCCGGCCGGTGGCATCGCGCAGGCGCAAACGGTTTCAATTGAAGAGTGGGAAGTGCCCTGGGACAATTCCCGGCCGCGAGACCCTTTTGTCGATCCGAAAGGCCGTGTCTGGTTCTGCGGACAAAAAGGCGGCTACATCGCCTACCTGGAACCCGCTTCCGGAACATTCAAAAAGTTCGATTTGGGGCCTGGCGCAGGGCCACACAATCTCATTGTGGATGCGGCTGGATTCGTCTGGTTTGCTGGAAACCGCAACGCGTATATTGGCAAGCTGGATCCGGATACCGGCGGGATCACCCAATTCGAAATGCCGCACAAGGAGGCGCGGGATCCACACACGCTGGTATTCGATCGCGCAGGCGATATCTGGTTCACCGTCCAGAGAAGCAACTTCATCGGCAAGCTGTTCACTCAATCGGGCGAGGTCCGCCTTATAAAGGTTCCTACCCGGAATGCCCTCCCTTACGGGATTTGGATGGATTCCCACAACCGGCCCTGGGTTGCGCTGTTCGGGAGCAATAAAATCGTCAGCGTGGACCCGGAAACGATGGAACTGAAAGAATACGAACTGCCCCGCAAGGACGCGCGCCCCAGACGGCTTGCAATCACATCAGACGGGGTGGTCTGGTATGGAGATTACGCCCAGGGAATGCTGGGACGATTTGATCCCAAAAACGGGGAATTCAGGGAATGGCCCCTGCCCGGTGGCGACGATTCAGGACCCTATGCCATGACCGTGGACCATGAAGACCGGGTATGGGTGGTCGAAACCGGCAACATGCCAAACCGGCTGGTGGGATTCAATACGTCCACAAAGCAATTCGTCCACATCACGGAGATCCCGGAGGGCGGCGGATCGGTGCGTCACATGATGTTCGATGCCAATGAAAAAACCATCTGGTTCGGAGAGGACACGAATTTTATAGGACGCGCCCGTATTGGAAAACAGGAATAA
- a CDS encoding YifB family Mg chelatase-like AAA ATPase — translation MISRVQSGAVLGIDGYVVEVEVHLSPGLPGMSIVGLPDAAVKESSDRVAAAIRNTQLEFPVRRITVNLAPADIKKEGSGFDLPIALGILAADGIVKPENLHRYLILGELSLDGRVKPIKGTLSIAAQAKKAGVEGILLPKANAAEAAVITGLKVFPLETLPEALAFLNGELELEAVTKDPESEYREHSAYDLDFTDVKGQYHVKRALEIAAAGGHNIILIGPPGSGKSMLAKRLPTILPPLTLDEAIETTKIHSVLGLINNGKGLLATRPFRSPHHTISDAGLIGGGKMPMPGEVSLAHNGVLFLDELPEFKRNALEVLRQPMEDRQVCISRASGSLTFPTGFMLVAAMNPCPCGYRTDPKRECQCTPPQIKKYVSRISGPMMDRIDIHIQVPAVEYKDLASNTVGEPSAVLRERVQQARVRQLQRFAGSKIFANASMSSKQIKTHCPLDAASQKIMATAIDKMGMSARAHDRILKVARTIADLAGDDTVAAEHIAEAIQYRTLDKENWQ, via the coding sequence ATGATCTCCCGGGTGCAGAGCGGCGCGGTGCTGGGCATCGACGGCTACGTCGTCGAGGTCGAGGTGCACCTGTCACCCGGACTGCCGGGGATGTCCATCGTCGGCCTGCCGGACGCGGCGGTGAAGGAGAGCTCGGATCGCGTCGCCGCCGCCATCCGCAACACGCAGTTGGAATTTCCGGTCCGGCGCATCACCGTCAACCTCGCGCCCGCCGACATCAAAAAAGAAGGCTCCGGCTTCGACCTGCCCATCGCGCTGGGCATCCTCGCCGCCGACGGCATCGTCAAACCCGAAAACCTGCACCGCTACCTGATCCTGGGCGAACTCTCTCTCGACGGGCGGGTCAAACCGATCAAGGGCACGCTGTCGATTGCGGCGCAGGCGAAGAAGGCGGGCGTGGAAGGCATCCTGCTGCCGAAAGCGAATGCCGCCGAGGCGGCGGTCATCACCGGCCTCAAGGTGTTTCCGCTGGAGACGCTGCCGGAAGCGCTGGCGTTTCTGAACGGCGAGCTGGAACTGGAAGCCGTGACGAAAGACCCGGAAAGCGAGTATCGCGAACATTCGGCGTACGACCTCGATTTCACCGACGTCAAGGGCCAGTACCACGTGAAGCGCGCGTTGGAGATCGCCGCCGCGGGCGGGCACAACATCATCCTCATCGGGCCGCCGGGGTCGGGCAAATCCATGCTGGCCAAACGCCTGCCCACCATCCTGCCGCCGCTCACGCTCGACGAAGCCATCGAGACCACAAAAATCCACAGCGTGCTGGGGTTGATCAACAACGGCAAGGGATTGCTGGCGACGCGCCCGTTCCGCTCGCCGCACCACACCATTTCGGATGCGGGGCTGATCGGCGGCGGCAAGATGCCGATGCCAGGCGAGGTCTCGCTGGCGCACAACGGGGTGCTGTTTCTCGATGAACTTCCGGAATTCAAACGCAACGCGCTGGAGGTGTTGCGGCAGCCGATGGAGGACCGGCAGGTGTGCATCTCGCGCGCGTCGGGGTCGCTGACGTTTCCCACCGGCTTCATGCTGGTGGCGGCGATGAATCCTTGCCCCTGCGGTTACCGCACCGATCCCAAACGCGAGTGCCAGTGCACGCCGCCACAGATCAAGAAATACGTGTCGCGCATTTCCGGGCCGATGATGGACCGCATCGACATCCACATCCAGGTGCCCGCCGTCGAGTACAAGGATCTGGCGTCGAACACCGTCGGCGAGCCGTCGGCGGTGCTGCGCGAGCGCGTGCAGCAGGCACGTGTGCGGCAGTTGCAACGCTTTGCCGGGTCGAAAATTTTTGCCAACGCGTCGATGAGTTCGAAACAGATCAAAACGCACTGCCCGCTGGACGCCGCGTCGCAGAAGATCATGGCCACGGCCATCGACAAGATGGGCATGAGCGCCCGCGCGCATGATCGCATTTTAAAAGTCGCGCGCACCATTGCCGACCTGGCCGGCGATGACACCGTCGCCGCCGAACACATCGCCGAAGCCATCCAGTACCGAACATTAGATAAAGAGAATTGGCAGTAG
- a CDS encoding VWA domain-containing protein — protein sequence MKRMISILLCILFFYGCAEHASNSRGVYLLLDTSGTYTKELKKAQQIINFLLGTLGPGDTIAVARIDSASFSEKDIVAKVTFDSRPSVANAQKRKFAEIINDFVDQVKGSQYTDITGGLFQAIEYLNEVQASDKHILIYSDLKEELPEGYNRNLNFTLDGFHVRALNVTKLRADNVNPEEYVDRLKVWKQKVETGGGQWQVINDLDREDALVLS from the coding sequence ATGAAACGAATGATTTCAATTCTGTTGTGCATCCTGTTTTTCTACGGTTGCGCGGAGCATGCTTCGAACAGCCGTGGCGTATATCTGCTGCTGGACACGTCCGGCACCTACACCAAGGAGTTGAAGAAAGCCCAGCAGATCATCAACTTCCTGCTGGGCACGCTGGGTCCGGGCGACACCATCGCCGTGGCCCGCATCGACAGCGCCAGTTTCAGCGAGAAGGACATCGTCGCCAAGGTGACGTTCGACTCGCGTCCCTCGGTGGCCAACGCGCAGAAACGCAAGTTCGCTGAGATCATCAACGACTTCGTGGACCAGGTGAAGGGCAGTCAGTACACGGACATCACCGGTGGCCTGTTTCAGGCCATCGAGTATCTCAACGAAGTGCAGGCGTCGGACAAGCACATCCTCATCTATTCGGACCTCAAAGAGGAGCTTCCCGAAGGCTACAACCGCAATCTGAACTTCACCCTCGACGGATTCCACGTGCGCGCGTTGAACGTGACCAAGCTGCGCGCCGACAACGTGAATCCGGAAGAGTACGTGGACCGGTTGAAGGTCTGGAAACAGAAGGTGGAGACCGGCGGCGGCCAGTGGCAGGTCATCAATGACCTCGACCGCGAGGACGCATTGGTCCTCAGCTGA